From Deinococcus yavapaiensis KR-236, a single genomic window includes:
- a CDS encoding AfsR/SARP family transcriptional regulator — MPTFTLLDSPSSRGGAAATTLQLLGAPTVLNAAKRRVALERKTAALLAILALEGPTPRARLLHLLWPESREETARNNLVQLLRKLHALAGTSLIEGRVCLALCADVTADVLGLDASPSGSDASLLHGDPRLLAACEFDDCPDLEEWVIFARERLFERTLLRLRDHADRFERTGQSSEALRVVQRLLYLDPLSEDAHVRLMRLHASTGNRHRAWTCFEQLRTRLRRELGVEPLGETQGLARALLGGERFTADARPAAFSLRSSA; from the coding sequence ATGCCGACTTTCACCTTGCTCGACTCGCCCTCTTCGCGCGGCGGAGCCGCTGCGACCACGTTGCAGTTGCTCGGCGCTCCGACCGTCTTGAACGCCGCGAAGCGACGCGTCGCGCTGGAACGCAAAACCGCCGCTTTGCTCGCCATTCTGGCGCTGGAAGGTCCGACGCCTCGCGCGCGCCTGCTGCACCTCCTGTGGCCCGAAAGCCGCGAGGAGACCGCCCGCAACAACCTCGTGCAACTTCTGCGCAAACTGCACGCCCTGGCAGGAACCTCGTTGATCGAGGGGCGCGTTTGCTTGGCGCTTTGCGCGGACGTCACGGCAGACGTGCTCGGCCTCGACGCGTCTCCGAGCGGCTCGGACGCCTCGCTGCTGCACGGCGACCCGCGGCTCTTGGCCGCGTGCGAATTCGACGATTGCCCGGACTTGGAGGAGTGGGTGATCTTCGCGCGTGAACGCTTGTTCGAGCGCACCTTGCTGAGGCTGCGCGACCACGCCGACCGCTTCGAACGCACGGGCCAATCGAGCGAGGCGCTGCGGGTCGTGCAGCGTCTGCTGTACCTCGACCCGCTTTCCGAGGACGCGCACGTTCGTTTGATGCGTCTGCACGCCTCGACGGGCAATCGGCACCGCGCCTGGACGTGCTTCGAGCAGTTGAGGACGCGTCTTCGCCGCGAACTCGGCGTCGAGCCTCTCGGCGAGACCCAAGGGCTGGCGCGCGCACTCCTCGGAGGAGAACGATTCACCGCCGACGCTCGCCCCGCCGCCTTCTCGCTGCGCTCCAGCGCTTGA
- a CDS encoding flotillin family protein: MEVMILFGLVLLGFIVLLVIIRSFLIIVPPNKVLVLAGRRSRDASGNSVGYRIIRGGRATYFPAIERAGWIDLTTIPLDLKIQNAYSKGGIPLTIHAVANVKINAHEPYLSNAIERFLDVKRDEVTIIVRDTLEGNLRGIVATLTPEEINQDRLRFAEALIEEAEHDMGKLGMQLDTLKIQNVSDSSGYLDSIGRRKTAEVLKEARVAEAERGAEATEAEARSQQRAQVAQAVAQQAIIEEQNKLRVRQAELSAVAVSKENEAQVAGQRAKVLAEQALETERIILNQKRFEADVVAPARAQREAKLLEAQAAAAPIIEEGRAKAEAVRLMAEAFRNAGAEGERAYVLNMLPGIVEEFAKSVREVQIDKLSVIDSGSGSGYRSALTNLPAGIVSLMEQVENATGVNLLGALKSSSHDDSKTILTPVAND, encoded by the coding sequence ATGGAAGTCATGATTCTGTTCGGCCTCGTTTTGCTCGGCTTCATCGTCTTGTTGGTCATCATCCGCAGCTTCCTCATCATCGTGCCGCCCAACAAGGTGCTCGTGCTCGCGGGTCGGCGAAGCCGCGACGCCAGCGGAAACTCGGTCGGGTACCGCATCATTCGCGGCGGGCGCGCCACGTACTTCCCGGCCATCGAACGCGCGGGTTGGATCGACCTCACGACGATCCCGCTCGACCTCAAGATCCAAAACGCCTACTCGAAAGGCGGCATTCCCCTCACGATTCACGCCGTCGCCAACGTCAAGATCAACGCGCACGAACCTTATCTCTCGAACGCCATCGAGCGCTTCTTGGACGTGAAGCGCGACGAGGTGACGATCATCGTGCGTGACACGCTCGAAGGCAACTTGCGCGGCATCGTCGCGACCCTCACGCCCGAGGAGATCAACCAAGACCGCCTGCGCTTCGCCGAGGCCCTCATCGAGGAAGCCGAGCACGACATGGGCAAGCTCGGCATGCAACTCGACACCCTCAAGATCCAAAACGTCTCGGATTCCAGCGGCTACCTCGATTCGATCGGACGCCGCAAGACCGCCGAGGTGCTCAAGGAGGCGCGCGTCGCCGAAGCCGAGCGCGGCGCCGAGGCGACCGAAGCCGAGGCGCGCAGCCAGCAACGCGCCCAAGTCGCGCAGGCCGTCGCGCAGCAAGCGATCATCGAAGAGCAGAACAAGTTGCGCGTGCGTCAAGCGGAACTCAGCGCCGTCGCCGTGTCGAAGGAGAACGAGGCGCAAGTCGCGGGTCAACGCGCCAAGGTCCTCGCCGAGCAGGCTCTGGAAACCGAACGCATCATCCTCAACCAAAAGCGCTTCGAAGCGGACGTCGTGGCTCCGGCGCGCGCTCAGCGGGAAGCGAAGCTGCTCGAGGCGCAAGCGGCGGCCGCGCCGATCATCGAGGAAGGCCGCGCGAAGGCCGAAGCGGTGCGCCTCATGGCCGAGGCGTTTCGCAACGCGGGCGCCGAGGGCGAGCGCGCCTACGTCCTCAACATGCTGCCCGGCATCGTGGAGGAGTTCGCCAAGAGCGTGCGCGAAGTGCAGATCGACAAGCTCAGCGTCATCGACTCGGGCAGCGGCAGCGGTTACCGCAGCGCCCTCACGAACCTTCCGGCGGGCATCGTGAGCCTCATGGAGCAAGTGGAAAACGCCACGGGCGTGAACCTTCTCGGCGCCCTGAAGTCGAGCTCGCACGACGACTCGAAGACGATCCTGACGCCCGTGGCCAACGACTGA
- a CDS encoding sulfite exporter TauE/SafE family protein, translating into MTLAVLAIGLFAGVLGAILGLGGGVVVVPALEFVLPLFGRDITIQQAVAASQIGVLAVGLSGAAAYLQRGLVRARIGYLLSPYTIVGGVLGSVLGLVLPERIVALVFAALLLYSAYNLVKGIRRVDEERESQSRLVLPAMTFAGIMSGLLGIGGGTVQVPVMNLLAGIPIREAIATSTFIMGLTAVGNAIVYQAGGLLDVRLAGTVALGVLVGARLGASLQQRISANRLKLFFSALLVFTALQLLWEHLR; encoded by the coding sequence GTGACCCTCGCCGTTCTCGCCATCGGTCTGTTCGCAGGGGTGCTCGGCGCCATCCTCGGTTTGGGGGGTGGCGTCGTCGTCGTTCCCGCCTTGGAGTTCGTCTTGCCTCTGTTCGGACGTGACATCACCATCCAGCAAGCGGTCGCCGCCTCTCAAATCGGCGTGCTCGCCGTCGGTCTCAGCGGCGCCGCCGCGTACTTGCAGCGAGGCCTCGTGCGCGCGCGCATCGGGTACCTGCTCTCGCCGTACACGATCGTCGGGGGCGTGCTCGGCTCGGTGCTCGGGCTGGTCTTGCCCGAGCGCATCGTCGCGCTCGTGTTCGCCGCCTTGCTGCTGTACTCGGCGTACAACCTCGTCAAGGGCATTCGCCGCGTCGACGAGGAACGCGAAAGCCAGTCGCGTCTCGTGCTGCCCGCCATGACCTTCGCCGGAATCATGTCCGGCCTGCTCGGCATCGGGGGCGGAACGGTGCAGGTGCCCGTCATGAACTTGCTCGCGGGCATCCCGATTCGCGAAGCCATCGCGACGAGCACCTTCATCATGGGCTTGACGGCGGTCGGCAACGCCATCGTGTATCAAGCGGGCGGACTGCTCGACGTGCGCCTCGCCGGAACGGTCGCGCTCGGCGTCTTGGTGGGCGCCCGCCTCGGGGCGAGTTTGCAGCAGCGCATTTCCGCCAACCGGCTCAAGCTCTTCTTCTCGGCCCTGCTGGTGTTCACGGCGCTGCAACTTCTGTGGGAGCATCTGCGATGA
- a CDS encoding aspartate aminotransferase family protein translates to MTADEAVRLEVTHGNGKLMRGLDILGMSGPLRPITPWELEDPHGRHVINASGYAALPFGDNPPELVGFLRDMLAVGGQIAIAQQSVTTWRAALEANLVRLLSHQAPSHADSRVFFSNSGTEAVEAAIKFAVAARPKAKYLINFQRAYHGKTFMSLSLTPNPTLQGPFRNLLSSSVVTLPFGDIEALARTVKRLGPDKIVAVVLEPILGEAGVRLPPPDFLRAVHDLCRPKGVLLVVDEIQTGLGRSGHWFQSLAAGLEPDIITLAKPLGGGLVPVGATIVRNSIYRELLGDVNKLKRHSNTFGGNSIAMAVGLKSLEMLIDMDAPARSRALGERGLTRLKAVQQRFPNLLEDVRGAGTLFAMNFRPVIDPKFLPGQADFVSEVSGFLALLAFYRAGVQLNFSLNAARTMRITPAMNMPDDVFDELFDRVGRAAEQHPTSFSLVRGTGLGKLLQLAKFAFFE, encoded by the coding sequence ATGACGGCCGACGAGGCCGTCCGCTTGGAAGTCACGCACGGCAATGGAAAACTCATGCGCGGCCTCGACATCCTGGGAATGAGCGGTCCCTTGCGGCCCATCACGCCTTGGGAGCTCGAAGATCCTCATGGTCGCCACGTCATCAACGCGAGCGGTTACGCCGCCTTGCCCTTCGGCGACAATCCGCCCGAACTCGTGGGTTTCCTGCGCGACATGCTCGCCGTCGGCGGTCAAATCGCGATCGCTCAACAATCGGTCACGACGTGGCGAGCGGCGTTGGAAGCGAACTTGGTGCGCTTGCTTTCCCATCAAGCGCCGAGCCATGCCGATTCTCGCGTCTTCTTCTCGAACTCCGGCACGGAAGCGGTCGAGGCCGCCATCAAGTTCGCCGTCGCCGCGCGGCCCAAAGCCAAGTACCTCATCAACTTCCAGCGTGCCTACCACGGCAAAACGTTCATGAGCCTCTCGCTCACGCCGAACCCGACCTTGCAAGGCCCGTTTCGGAACTTGCTGTCGTCGAGCGTCGTGACTTTGCCGTTCGGCGACATCGAAGCCCTCGCTCGAACCGTGAAGCGGCTCGGGCCCGACAAGATCGTGGCGGTGGTGCTCGAACCGATTCTCGGTGAAGCGGGCGTTCGGCTTCCCCCGCCCGATTTCTTGCGGGCCGTGCACGACTTATGCCGTCCGAAAGGCGTGCTGCTCGTCGTCGACGAGATCCAAACGGGCCTCGGTCGGTCCGGGCACTGGTTCCAAAGCCTCGCCGCAGGCCTCGAACCCGACATCATCACCCTCGCCAAACCGCTCGGCGGAGGCTTGGTGCCCGTGGGCGCCACGATCGTACGCAACTCCATCTACCGCGAGTTGCTCGGCGACGTGAACAAACTCAAGCGGCACAGCAACACCTTCGGGGGAAACTCGATCGCCATGGCGGTCGGTTTGAAGTCGCTGGAGATGCTGATCGACATGGACGCGCCCGCGCGCTCGCGCGCCCTGGGAGAGCGCGGCCTCACGCGTCTCAAGGCCGTGCAGCAACGTTTTCCGAATTTGCTGGAGGATGTCCGAGGAGCGGGGACGTTGTTCGCCATGAACTTCCGTCCGGTCATCGATCCCAAGTTTCTTCCCGGGCAAGCGGATTTCGTGAGCGAAGTCAGCGGCTTCCTGGCGCTTCTGGCGTTCTACCGAGCGGGTGTGCAGCTCAATTTCAGCTTGAATGCCGCGCGGACCATGCGCATCACGCCCGCCATGAACATGCCCGACGACGTGTTCGACGAGTTGTTCGACCGAGTCGGGCGCGCCGCCGAACAGCACCCGACGAGCTTCTCGTTGGTGCGGGGCACGGGCTTGGGGAAGCTCTTGCAATTGGCGAAGTTCGCCTTCTTCGAGTAG
- a CDS encoding S41 family peptidase — translation MRFRAFVVLGSVSLLASGATFASPASDFLSEVTRLLRFYGGPSKVDPVTLSEQARAELDAKCAEAAACSIDTGRAVAQDLVAKFADKHTNLRPPSAAKRARAEMNGTDVARIGVRLVPIGGGASMIGYVRPDSPADRAKLDVGAVVTAINGLDATSTNLAVAEDAGAVTLALGEGRTVTLKPDLLPARDFPTLRVVKGVNVVNIPTFLSEGTASAFFKTLRGLDARTPLVVDVRANGGGNLDECLLAASAFGEVTHDLQSDRRVTRYRAKDGSLAVNGHLVERLGDVSAPNPARVAVLVSERTASCGEIFALSMQKLGATIVGARTAGVMNSAVGLYDLSDGSMLSVTTSKAVGTSGQLMDAFVTPDRDVKLDRDALLQGRDITLEAGVTTVREFADR, via the coding sequence GTGCGCTTCCGTGCCTTCGTCGTTCTCGGCTCCGTTTCCCTGCTCGCCTCCGGCGCGACGTTCGCGTCGCCCGCCTCGGACTTCCTGTCGGAAGTCACACGCCTTCTGCGCTTCTACGGCGGGCCTTCCAAGGTCGATCCCGTCACGCTGAGCGAGCAAGCACGCGCGGAACTCGACGCGAAGTGCGCCGAAGCGGCCGCTTGCTCCATCGACACCGGTCGGGCGGTCGCTCAGGACCTCGTCGCGAAGTTCGCCGACAAACACACGAATTTGCGTCCTCCCAGCGCCGCGAAGCGCGCCCGCGCCGAGATGAACGGCACGGACGTCGCGCGAATCGGCGTGCGCCTCGTGCCGATCGGCGGAGGCGCCTCCATGATCGGTTACGTGCGCCCCGACTCGCCCGCCGATCGAGCGAAGCTCGACGTCGGCGCGGTCGTCACGGCCATCAACGGGCTCGACGCGACGAGCACGAACCTCGCCGTCGCCGAGGACGCGGGCGCCGTCACGTTGGCGCTCGGGGAAGGTCGCACCGTCACGCTGAAGCCCGACCTGCTGCCCGCCCGAGACTTTCCGACGCTTCGCGTCGTGAAGGGCGTCAACGTCGTCAACATTCCGACCTTTCTGAGCGAGGGCACCGCCTCGGCGTTCTTCAAGACGCTGCGCGGCCTCGACGCGCGTACTCCGCTCGTCGTGGACGTGCGCGCCAACGGCGGCGGGAACCTCGACGAGTGCTTGCTCGCCGCGTCCGCCTTCGGCGAGGTGACGCACGACTTGCAAAGCGACCGCCGCGTCACCCGTTACCGCGCCAAGGACGGGAGCCTCGCCGTGAACGGACACCTCGTGGAGCGCTTGGGGGACGTGAGCGCTCCGAATCCGGCGCGCGTCGCCGTGCTGGTGTCCGAGCGGACCGCGTCGTGCGGCGAGATCTTCGCGCTTTCCATGCAAAAGCTCGGTGCGACGATCGTCGGCGCTCGGACGGCGGGCGTCATGAACTCCGCCGTGGGCTTGTACGACCTCAGCGACGGCTCGATGCTGTCCGTCACGACGAGCAAGGCCGTCGGAACGAGCGGGCAGCTCATGGACGCTTTCGTGACGCCCGACCGTGACGTGAAGCTCGACCGCGACGCCTTGTTGCAAGGGCGCGATATCACGCTGGAGGCGGGCGTCACGACCGTGCGCGAGTTCGCCGATCGCTGA
- a CDS encoding fumarylacetoacetate hydrolase family protein gives MKLLRFRHGETVAWGDLDGDTIHLRASMTGARTGETTSRSDVSLLAPAEPTKIVCVGRNYLDHIKELGNDRGDLPTEPGIFLKGPNTLAVHEERVAYPDWTENFHFEGELALVIGREAKNVGRDAALEHVLGYTCGLDLTARDKQSADLQWFRAKGADKFCPLGPWLETNLDPSDVRVTTRVNGETRQDGRTSQMIFDVPTILAYVTRFVTLEVGDVVLTGTPSGVGPLQRGDRVEVEVGGVGVLLTFIA, from the coding sequence GTGAAACTTCTGCGCTTTCGCCACGGTGAGACGGTCGCCTGGGGCGACCTCGACGGTGACACCATTCATCTGCGCGCCTCCATGACGGGCGCGCGAACGGGAGAGACGACCTCGCGTTCCGACGTGTCCCTCCTCGCGCCCGCCGAGCCGACGAAGATCGTGTGCGTCGGTCGCAATTACCTCGATCACATCAAGGAACTCGGCAACGATCGAGGCGACTTGCCGACCGAGCCCGGCATCTTCCTCAAGGGCCCCAACACCCTCGCCGTCCACGAGGAGCGCGTCGCGTATCCCGACTGGACCGAGAACTTCCACTTCGAAGGCGAACTCGCGCTCGTGATCGGACGCGAAGCGAAGAACGTGGGCCGCGACGCGGCCTTGGAGCATGTTCTCGGGTACACCTGCGGCCTCGACCTCACGGCGCGCGACAAGCAGAGCGCCGATTTGCAGTGGTTTCGCGCGAAGGGCGCGGACAAGTTCTGCCCTCTCGGTCCTTGGTTGGAGACGAATCTCGACCCGTCGGACGTGCGCGTCACGACACGGGTGAACGGTGAGACGCGCCAAGACGGTCGCACGTCGCAGATGATCTTCGACGTGCCGACGATCCTCGCGTACGTGACCCGCTTCGTGACCCTCGAAGTCGGCGACGTCGTCCTCACTGGGACGCCGTCGGGCGTCGGGCCGCTTCAGCGGGGAGACCGCGTCGAAGTCGAAGTGGGCGGCGTCGGCGTGCTTCTCACTTTCATCGCTTGA
- a CDS encoding polysaccharide deacetylase family protein: MRALLPLLAALAVASPAAASNLTVTFHRVGVSGGLTLALDGPTLRREVQSLRGAGRRFVTASEVARASGDTAAITFDDGYVDVYDVAFPVLRELGVKATFFVITDKVGHPGYVSWTQLRELQAAGWEIGSHTRSHAALPDLTPDSLERELGGSRDELARRGFDAACVAYPFGLHDARVREVAARFYSCAFTTSFGVNDAATDPLAARRPLGTPLDANLGLAWRANSGVDTRAPVLALGLLSTLEPSGEAGGAPRFGNAARFELLGDGAWSFSASREARVQSFVARDGAFVLGARTARGVSRFDEVTLGVRALGAAFAVGLSSEGPLVGAAVPLGGFGEAWGRFSFGARSATLGASVLPFDYARLDVEWNDRRGFAVEGTYALPIQEGEGRPFRVLAGFDEGAYGGVTARLGSFDVTGTVGARGVSIGVNAKW, encoded by the coding sequence ATGCGCGCCCTTCTTCCTTTGCTCGCCGCCCTCGCGGTCGCTTCGCCCGCCGCCGCGAGCAACCTCACCGTCACGTTTCACCGCGTGGGCGTTTCAGGCGGCCTCACGCTCGCGCTCGACGGTCCGACGCTGCGCCGCGAAGTGCAGTCGCTTCGCGGCGCGGGACGGCGCTTCGTCACCGCGAGCGAGGTGGCGCGCGCGTCGGGCGACACGGCGGCGATCACGTTCGACGACGGGTACGTGGACGTGTACGACGTCGCCTTTCCGGTGTTGCGCGAACTCGGCGTGAAAGCGACCTTCTTCGTGATCACGGACAAGGTCGGGCACCCCGGCTACGTGTCGTGGACGCAACTGCGCGAGTTGCAAGCGGCCGGGTGGGAAATCGGGTCGCACACACGCAGCCACGCCGCCCTGCCCGACCTCACGCCCGATTCGTTGGAACGCGAGCTGGGCGGAAGCCGCGACGAGCTCGCACGTCGCGGCTTCGACGCGGCGTGCGTGGCGTACCCGTTCGGTCTGCACGACGCGCGCGTTCGAGAAGTCGCCGCGCGGTTCTACTCGTGCGCTTTCACGACGAGCTTCGGCGTGAACGACGCGGCGACCGACCCGCTCGCCGCGAGGCGACCGCTCGGCACGCCGCTCGACGCGAATCTCGGCCTCGCGTGGCGCGCGAATTCGGGCGTCGATACCCGCGCGCCCGTCCTCGCGCTCGGCTTGCTCTCGACCTTGGAGCCGAGCGGCGAGGCGGGCGGCGCGCCTCGCTTCGGCAACGCCGCGCGCTTCGAGCTGCTCGGAGACGGCGCGTGGTCCTTCTCGGCGAGTCGGGAGGCGCGCGTTCAATCGTTCGTCGCGCGAGACGGCGCGTTCGTCCTCGGGGCGCGCACGGCACGCGGCGTTTCGCGCTTCGACGAAGTGACGCTCGGCGTGCGCGCGCTCGGAGCGGCGTTCGCGGTGGGGTTGTCGAGCGAGGGCCCGCTCGTCGGGGCGGCCGTGCCGCTCGGCGGCTTCGGAGAAGCGTGGGGCCGCTTCTCGTTCGGAGCGCGCTCGGCGACGCTCGGCGCGAGCGTGCTGCCCTTCGACTACGCGCGTCTCGACGTCGAGTGGAACGATCGCCGGGGCTTCGCGGTCGAGGGCACGTACGCCTTGCCGATCCAAGAAGGAGAAGGACGGCCGTTTCGCGTGCTGGCGGGCTTCGACGAAGGCGCGTACGGCGGCGTGACGGCGCGCCTCGGCAGTTTCGACGTCACCGGCACCGTGGGCGCGCGCGGCGTGTCGATCGGCGTGAACGCGAAGTGGTAA
- the betC gene encoding choline-sulfatase has product MSVNKPNILVIMVDQMAHDVIGALGHPTVLTPNLDALVRRGVAFDHAYCNSPICVSSRVSFMTGRLVRHTNAFDNGSEFPASLPTFAHRLNLAGYTTILSGKMHFVGPDQLHGFRERLTPDISPTGFELTPDWTRGPYPNPGTSVQRLRYPPVRPWSLQLAYDEEVLHHTLARLRRLALEDAPFFLCASFSHPHDPFLTPEPYWAAYEDRPVAPPNVEAHDEDLHPFNRWIQIHHEADRFPLTPEETLRARRAYYAAVSYVDSIVGRLLAELDRVGLGDTLVVFTSDHGEMLGEHGMWFKRTFYDGAAKVPLIVSRPSTFAPARRSEVVSLVDLTATLLDLAEVEAPSDADGGSLKPLLSGSGGPWKDFAVSEYFSEGTVEPMLMLRAGRFKFVYVHEQAPLLFDLQADPYEQRDLASDSAYAIVREELQAALLAGLDVSELRERIVRGQHERLLIAAATRDASAWKYRPSPDAVLYERPKS; this is encoded by the coding sequence GTGAGCGTCAACAAGCCGAACATCCTCGTGATCATGGTCGATCAGATGGCGCACGACGTCATTGGCGCGCTGGGACACCCGACCGTTCTCACGCCGAACCTCGACGCGCTCGTGCGGCGCGGCGTCGCCTTCGACCACGCCTACTGCAACTCGCCGATCTGCGTGTCGTCGCGCGTGTCGTTCATGACCGGCCGTCTCGTGCGACACACGAACGCCTTCGACAACGGTTCGGAATTCCCGGCGAGTCTCCCGACGTTCGCGCACCGCTTGAACCTCGCGGGGTACACGACGATCTTGTCGGGCAAGATGCACTTCGTCGGGCCGGATCAACTTCACGGCTTTCGCGAGCGCCTCACGCCCGACATCTCGCCGACGGGCTTCGAGTTGACGCCCGACTGGACGCGCGGCCCTTACCCCAATCCCGGAACGAGCGTTCAGCGCCTGCGCTACCCGCCCGTGCGCCCGTGGAGCTTGCAGCTCGCATACGACGAGGAGGTGCTGCACCACACGCTCGCGCGCCTCAGGCGCCTCGCCTTGGAGGACGCACCGTTCTTCCTGTGCGCGTCGTTCAGCCATCCGCACGATCCGTTCCTGACGCCCGAGCCGTACTGGGCGGCGTACGAGGACCGCCCCGTCGCGCCGCCGAACGTGGAGGCGCACGACGAAGACCTGCATCCTTTCAACCGCTGGATTCAGATTCACCACGAGGCGGACCGCTTTCCACTGACGCCCGAGGAGACCTTGCGAGCGAGGCGCGCGTACTACGCCGCCGTCAGTTACGTGGACAGCATCGTCGGACGCCTGCTGGCCGAACTCGACCGCGTGGGACTCGGCGACACCCTCGTCGTGTTCACGAGCGACCACGGTGAGATGCTCGGCGAACACGGCATGTGGTTCAAGCGCACCTTCTACGACGGCGCCGCGAAAGTTCCGCTGATCGTGTCGCGGCCCTCGACGTTCGCGCCCGCGCGCCGCTCCGAAGTCGTGTCGCTGGTGGACCTCACGGCCACGTTGCTCGACCTCGCCGAAGTCGAAGCGCCCAGTGACGCCGACGGCGGAAGTTTGAAGCCGCTTCTTTCGGGAAGCGGCGGGCCGTGGAAGGACTTCGCGGTGTCCGAGTATTTTTCCGAGGGCACCGTCGAGCCCATGCTGATGCTGCGCGCGGGCCGCTTCAAATTCGTGTACGTGCACGAGCAGGCCCCGCTGTTGTTCGACCTTCAAGCGGACCCGTACGAGCAACGCGACCTCGCGTCCGACTCGGCGTACGCCATCGTGCGCGAGGAATTGCAGGCGGCCTTGCTGGCAGGCCTCGACGTGTCCGAACTGCGAGAGCGAATCGTGCGCGGACAGCACGAACGCCTTCTGATCGCGGCGGCGACGCGCGACGCGTCCGCTTGGAAATACCGCCCGTCGCCCGACGCCGTTCTCTACGAGCGCCCGAAGTCCTGA
- a CDS encoding citrate/2-methylcitrate synthase has protein sequence MTATIAKGLEGVLFTESKLTFINGTEGILTHLGIPIQEWAEKSTFEELSFALLHGKLPTSEELAKFDAELRANREVPAELLRAIASYPKGAHPMQALRTAVSHLGLLDSQAEDTSAEGRYAIGVRMIAQFSTIIAAIARAQDGQDVVAPRADLTHAGNFLYMLKGHEPTPEEARLFDIALILHADHGMNASTFTAIATASTLSDMYSSITSAIGALKGPLHGGANEAVMDMLDEIGTVENAVSYITHKLDNKEKIMGVGHRVYKYFDPRSRVLREYAAFVSEKQGKSHYYQILETIEKEIVERLGGKGIYPNVDFYSGVVYSDLGIKKSYFTPIFGLARISGWVASVIEYTDNNRLLRPDAVYTGAKDQHYVEIAQR, from the coding sequence ATGACCGCCACGATCGCCAAAGGACTCGAAGGAGTCCTGTTCACAGAAAGCAAGCTCACGTTCATCAACGGCACCGAGGGCATCCTCACGCACCTCGGCATTCCCATTCAGGAGTGGGCCGAGAAGAGCACGTTCGAAGAACTGAGCTTCGCGCTGTTGCACGGCAAGCTCCCGACGAGCGAGGAACTCGCGAAGTTCGACGCCGAGCTTCGCGCCAACCGTGAAGTGCCCGCCGAGCTTTTGCGCGCCATCGCCTCTTACCCGAAGGGCGCGCACCCCATGCAAGCGCTTCGCACGGCCGTGTCGCACCTCGGGCTGCTCGACAGCCAAGCGGAAGACACGAGCGCCGAAGGCCGTTACGCAATCGGCGTGCGGATGATCGCGCAGTTCTCCACGATCATCGCCGCGATCGCGCGCGCGCAAGACGGTCAGGACGTGGTCGCGCCCCGCGCGGATCTCACGCACGCCGGGAACTTCCTTTACATGCTCAAGGGCCACGAGCCCACGCCCGAGGAAGCGCGACTGTTCGACATCGCCCTCATCCTGCACGCCGACCACGGCATGAACGCCTCCACGTTCACCGCCATCGCCACGGCGTCCACGCTGAGCGACATGTACTCCTCCATCACGTCCGCCATCGGCGCCCTCAAGGGCCCGCTGCACGGAGGCGCGAACGAAGCGGTGATGGACATGCTCGACGAGATCGGCACCGTCGAGAACGCCGTGTCGTACATCACGCACAAGCTCGACAACAAAGAAAAGATCATGGGCGTCGGGCACCGCGTGTACAAGTACTTCGACCCGCGCTCGCGCGTGCTGCGCGAGTACGCGGCGTTCGTCTCGGAAAAGCAGGGCAAGAGCCACTACTACCAGATCCTCGAGACGATCGAGAAGGAAATCGTGGAGCGCCTCGGCGGCAAGGGCATTTACCCCAACGTCGACTTCTACAGCGGCGTCGTGTACTCGGACCTCGGCATCAAGAAGTCGTACTTCACGCCGATTTTCGGCCTCGCGCGCATCAGCGGTTGGGTCGCCTCGGTGATCGAGTACACCGACAACAACCGCCTGCTGCGCCCGGACGCCGTGTACACCGGCGCCAAGGATCAGCATTACGTCGAGATCGCTCAGCGCTGA
- a CDS encoding cupin domain-containing protein, translated as MTVTNFAPESTEQSPLRISNPVSRDTVTFVRRTDGTCDTLLDLEVAPGGGLGLHFHDAYSESFTCVSGVFGVQVGARVVRLRPGESATADIGSAHRWFNDGDETAVARVTVAPGNPGLEAGLIVLYGLARDGLLSPDGTPKSLVHLAVLTDLTNSRVPGLLGVLNPVLRAVANWAKRRGVDRELLARYGA; from the coding sequence ATGACCGTTACGAACTTTGCCCCCGAGTCCACCGAGCAGTCCCCGCTTCGCATCAGCAATCCGGTGTCGCGCGACACCGTGACGTTCGTGCGCCGAACCGACGGAACGTGCGACACCCTCCTCGACTTGGAAGTCGCGCCGGGAGGCGGTCTGGGCTTGCACTTCCACGACGCGTACAGCGAGTCGTTCACGTGCGTTTCGGGCGTGTTCGGCGTTCAGGTCGGCGCGCGCGTCGTGCGCCTTCGTCCTGGCGAGTCCGCGACGGCCGACATCGGTTCGGCGCACCGCTGGTTCAACGACGGCGACGAAACGGCCGTCGCGCGAGTCACGGTCGCTCCTGGAAATCCCGGCTTGGAAGCGGGCTTGATCGTGCTGTACGGCCTCGCGCGCGACGGATTGCTGAGCCCCGACGGCACGCCGAAGTCGCTCGTGCATCTCGCGGTTCTGACCGACCTCACGAACTCCCGGGTACCCGGTTTGCTCGGGGTGCTCAACCCCGTGCTTCGCGCCGTCGCGAATTGGGCGAAACGGCGCGGAGTGGACCGCGAATTGCTCGCTCGCTACGGCGCCTGA